TTTTTCAGGCGTCGTGAGGGGATGACGCCCTCGGCAGCTTACCCACCCCCATCCGCTGCGCCTTTTCATTACGGCTGCGGCAGTTCTTTTTCTCTCTCGATGCCTACCCTGAAAAGAGTTTCCATGCGCGAGATCGCCGACGCGGTCGGTGTCAGCGTGATGACCGTCTCACTCGCTTTACGAGGGCAGCCTCATGTAGCTGCTGAAACGCGAGATCGTGTCTTGAAGATGGCCGATAAAATGGGCTACAGGCCTGATCCTGCTTTGTCGGCACTGGTCGCCTACCGAAGTGTGAAGGCAACGCCGAAGTTTCATGGCCTGATCACATACCTGAACTGCACGCCTTATCCCAATGTCGAGCACACAAACCAACTGCATACCGACTACTTCGAGGGAGCCTGTGAGCGTGCCCGGGAGTTGGGCTATCGGTTGGAGCCATTTTGGCTGAACGAGCCGGGTATGACATCGCGTCGTGCCAGTCAGATTCTCAGCTATAAGCAAGTCGCCGGTATATTGGTCGCTCCGGTGCATCGGCTGGACGTGTCGATTGATCTGGAGTGGGAGCGTTTTGTTAGCGTCTCGTATGGCTTCTCGCTTGCGCACCCGAAGCTCTCCGCCGTGAGCACGCACAACTTCCAGTGCATCTCGCTGGCGATGGAGAAGATCGTGGAGTATGGCTACAAACGGGTGGGCCTGGTCATTAATAAAAGCCAGGACAAGCGTAAGCTCGGTGCTTGGTCGGGTGCCTACCTGATGCAGCAGAGGAATTTGATCAAAGCGAAAGACCGCATCCCCATTCTCTCGATCGACGATGAAAATCTCGAACACTTCGAGAAATGGTATAAGCGCTATCGGCCGGACGCCGTGCTAGTCGGCTACACCTCCGTCATTGATGCGTTCGATAAGATGGGGCTACGTATCGGGGAAGATGTCGGTGTCGTGCTGGCCTATACGGGGACGACGCACTACGACCTGGCCCACGTGGACCATAACAACCGCATCGTCGGGCGGGAGGCGATGAATGTACTCTCCGGCTTCATCTATCATAACGAAAAGGGCCTCCCCTCTCATCCTGTGCAGACGCTGGTTGATGGCGAATGGAAGGACGGCTACTCCCTGCCAGACAAGCGGTAACTCTTCGATACTGTCGTGCGACGAAAAAGCCTACGCTCCAGCGTAGGCTTTTTGTGGAAACGAATGCACTGCCCCTATGGGTTCTTCGCTGTCGTGAAAGGCACAGCGGGTAGGCCTTCGCGGTTGTACAGATTTACCTCGGGGGCGGGAGCCCAGCCATAGCGGACGGCCGCCGGGGTCGCGACTGCATCACTACTGACGACGACGCACTCACCCTCGATCATGGCCTGCGCCGGATGGAACTCCCCATCAGCCCCGGCGATCTCAAAGCCGGTCAGGTGGTCGAGTGCCGATGCGGGTTGCTCACCGGGCTTACGAGGCGGGTTACTGTCAATCATCAGCCCGCTACCGGTCTGGGTGTAGTGAATACGTGCCCGGTTGCCCTCGATATCGAGAGAGGCAAACATCGGCCCGGCATAGACGATATCCTTTCCGTATGCGAGAGCCTGGGCGGCCAGTGCCAGCCGCTTTGCCACCGTGCGCTTGTTACGCGGGTGAATGTTGCCGGCGTTGCCGACATCGATGGCGAGTGCCATCGCGGTGTTGGGGACTGAGAGCGTGGCCGTCTGCTGGTCGCGGAGGTCGGGCAGTGTGGGCGGTTGTTTGTAGGCGGCCAGCTGGACGTAGAGGAAGGGGAACTCACCCTCGCCCCACTGCTGTCGCCAGTCCTCGATCAGAGTGCTAAAAAGAGCCTGATAGTCACCAGGGCTTTTTGCGTTGGCCTCGCCCTGATACCAGAGCACACCCTTGATCCCGTAGGGAATGAGCGGGGCGATCATGCCGTTGTAGAGGGAGGAGGGGACGCGCTTGCTGAGCGGTGGAAGGGGCTTCCACGGTGCCTTGCGGTTCGCGGGTTTGCGACCGGCGGCCTTGGCCTCGGCGACTTCCTTTTCCCAAGCGTCGTATTTGACCTGCCAGGCCGGTAGGAATTCCTCGTCGTAGCGCTTTTGCCGCGCATCGAAGTTATTGACCACGTTTTGGTAGGCATCTGCGTAGGTCTTGAGGGTCGGATTTGCCTCAAGCGCGCCCAGACGGATCCATGCCTGTGCATGGGTGCCGCCCCAGTTGCTGCCGATCAGGCCAATGGGGATACCCTCGCTTTGCTGGATATCGCGCGCGAAAAAATAGCCGATAGCAGAAAAGTCTTTCACGACCTCAGGGCTGCACCTGCTCCAGCTGACGGGAACTTCCGAGACGGGCTTAAACTGCGCGTTGCGGGGAATGTCGATCAGGCGGATAAGCGGGTTGTTGGCGGTGGGGATCGCTTCGTTCGCGCTGTACGACCATTCCACGTCGAACTCCATGTTTGACTGTCCCGAGCACACCCAGACATCCCCGACCAGCACGTCAGTAAACGTCAGCTCATTGCCTTCTCCGCTGACGCGTAGCTGCTGCGGCGTGGTAGAGGCAGAGAGCGGTTGCAGGCGGACGATCCATTTCCCGTCTTCTGCAGCGGTGGTTTCGGCGATTTGCCCGGCGATGGCGACGGTGACTTTCTCGCCCGGATCAGCCTCTCCCCACACGGGCAGAGGTATCTCGCGCTGCAGGACCATGTGATCCGAGAATAGGGTCGGTAGGCTAACGGTCGCGTCGAGCGTGACTGCGCCTAAGCATAGCAATGCGGCCGCGAGGCCAGACGATAGGGGAGACGATGGGTATTTCATGTTTATTTAAGGGGGTGAAAATGGTGATATCCGGTCGCGTGGTAGACGGTAAGGTTCGGGCGATAACTCACGCAAGTGGGCGAAGTTTGGACTGCTCCTTAGTGATATTTCCGCTTTGGTAATCCACCAGTAGCCAAGGGTCTTGTGTTTGTTGGCGAAGCTCGAGCAGCCGCTCACGGTATTTCCGGGTGAGTTCCTGATGCCCGGTTTGATCGGCAAGGTTATGCAGCTCAAGCGGATCGTTATCCAGATCGTAGAGCCCCTCCGGGGGGTGATGCAGAATACGCTCTGGCGGACGGCCACCGTGGTCGCCGGACTGTTGACAAGCAGACCATGTGGGTGACTCAAAAATATCGCTGGCCAAGGGCATGGACATCTCGTGGGCCAGACACTGGACATACTTGTAGCGGTCGGTCCGGAGCACACGGTACGGGAAGTAGTTGGTGATCTCGTGGACGCTGTGTGAGTAGTAAGTCTCCTCGCGCCAGGGGCCGTCGGGGGTTGTCAGTAGGGGGAGCAGGCTCTCGCCGGTCAGCTCTTTAGGCCAGCGCTCGGTGGGGATATCGAGTGCCTCTAAAATCGTGGGCATAATGTCCGTCCAGTTGACAAGAGCGCGGGTGGACTGACCGGCCCCGACGCCGCCGGGATGGGCAATGATCAACGGGCAGTTGTGCCCTGCTTCAAAGGGGCTGGCCTTGGCGCCGGGGAAGGGCATGCCGTGGTCGGACATGAGCAGTACCAGCGTTTCGTCCGCCCGTCCGCTATCCTCAAGTCGTTGCAGGGTCGAGCCGACGAACTCGTCGAAGCGTGTGATCTCTGTGTAGTACGCGGCCAGATCCTGGCGCACCTGTGGGAGGTCGGGAAGCCAGGCGGGGACGATGACGTCCTCGGGCCGGTACTGGTCGTCGAGATCACCAAAAGTTTCCGGGTCGGGAGCGGCCTTGAACGTGCCCCCGGAGCGGTGCGGGTACTGGGCGGCAGCGTGCAGGTAAAAGGGCTCATCGCCGATTGATGCCAAGCACTCGGAGATAGCCTTTCGAAGGCGTGGAGCGCTGTTGGGGGCCAGCACCATGTAAGGATCAAACGGATACACGCTCTCCGGCGCGATGTGAGACTTTCCGGCCAGTGCGGCTTGGATGCCGCTTTCGCGTAGAATGGTCGGTAGACTGCGGACATGCTCGTGCGTGCGGAATCCATGGCGGTCGTGGCAATGGCCGTATTGCCCGTGCTGGTGGCTATACAGCCCGGTCAGGATGTTGGCGCGGCTGGCCGCACAGGACGGGGTGGTGCAAAAAGCCCGGTCGAAGCGCATCCCCCGGGCGGCCAGTCGGTCGATGTTGGGGGTACGGATAACCGGGTTGCCGTAGCAGCCGGCGATCGGGGACCAGTCATCCGCGATCATGAGTAGGACACCTTTGATGGGGTTTGGTTGGGGCATTGGAATGGCGAGGGTGGTTACAGCGACAGCTGCGTGTTCGTCTGTGGGATAGAGCTGTCTTTTCAGATAGCGTTTATGCCGTAGATGGCATGCTGGTTATATTGACTCTTCGATTAGAAAAGCGGCGAGTCAGGGCGTGCTTTAACTATAAATATTCTAGCCCGATCCTATGCCTGTGAACCTGATTTACATTGGTCTGTTAGGGGGAGGGGGATGCATTTTACAGTTACAAGGCGAGGAGAGTGGTCAGCCTGAATTTCTCCCTCGCTAATAGTGGCCACGTTGGCGAAAACCATTTCGTTTTCATCCGTAGTAGAATCTCAACCCTGTTTCCCCATGAAGCCGAATATCCTGCTCCTTCACAGCCATGATCTTGGCGACCTTATCGGTTGCTACCCGGGTAACTCCTCGGTCACGCCGCACCTGGATAAACTCGCTGCCGAGGGTGTCGTCTTTGAGCAGCATTTCGCGGCAGCCCCCACGTGCAGCCCGAGTCGTGGTGCAAACCTGACCGGGTTGGCCCCCACCCGTAACGGCCTCATCGCACTAGCCACTGATGGCATCTGGGAGGTCAACCGTGACGTCAAACTGCTGCCTGAAATGATGCAGGAGGCCGGGTATAAGACCGGTAACTTCGGAGCGTGGCACATCACCGGTGACGAAACGCACCGTGGCTTTGACAAGTTTTCCGGTGAGTTCCCGGACAGCGAGATTGTCGATAATGCTTTGGCGTGGATGGAGGAGGTCGAGGGTGATCAACCGTTCTTCTGCACCGTGGGTCTGATCGCTCCTCATCGCCCTTTCACGGATAATTGGCGCGACTTGCAGGATCCGGACGATGTGGTCGTACCTCCCTACCTGAAAGATACGCCCGTCGTGCGAGAGGAGATGCGCCGCTTTTACGGGGACACCAGTATGGCCGATGAGCAACATGGCCGCTTGATCGACTTCATCAAGCAAAAGGGACTGGATGAAAACACGATTATCATCTTCACCGTGGATCACGGGATCGGCATGCCACGCGCCAAAGGCTCCCTCTATGATCCCGGCTTGAAAATCCCACTCATCGTCCGCTGGAAGGGACAGGTCGAGGGTGGTCGCCGCTTTGGCGGATTAACTTGTAACACGGACCTCGTGCCGACGATCATGGAGGCCATCGGGGAGAGTCGGATCGTGCCCGAGGGGATCGACGGAAAAAGTCTCTGGTCTTTCGTTAGCGAGGGAAAGGATGTCGGGCACAAGTATGTATTTGCTGAGCAGACCTGGCACGATTTCTACGAGCCTATTCGTTCTATCCGTACCGCTTCGTACAAACTTATCTGGAACTTCGAGCCCGGCCCCGGCTTGCAGTTGCCGCCCGACACCCTCTACTCCTCTACAACCGGTGAAATGCGCCAAATGCTTCGTGACTTCGAGCGCCCTGAGTTCGAGCTGTACGATCTGGATGCTGATCCAGACGAGCAGGTAAATCTAGCAGGGCGTGTCAAGTACAGCGAGATCGAGAAAGAGCTGAAGGCGACGTTGCTAGCCCGACTGGAGGAGATCGAAGATCCGATCCTGAAGGGGCCCATTCCGAGTGTGCCCGGCTACTTCGAGCACTTCCTGTATCACTTTAACTGCGGAGGGCTACCTCTGGAACCAGGACGTGAAAACTGGCTCCCGATCAAGTGGCCTTTTGGCAGAACCGCCCGCTATCGAAAAGTAAGCCCGGATAAGGGCGTGCAGTAGCCGTAGAGGGCGGCGTTTCAGTGCTCAGTTGTGCTTAATAAAAGAGCCCCGTCGAAAGGCGGGGCTTCTTTGTTGCGATGATCGGACATAAAAAGGCCCGGTAGGTGCTATTCCGACCGGGCCTGATACTGCGTGTAGCTTAGAGAAAGTCGCACTTGAGCAGATCACTCACCTTGACCGGCTGGCCGGTGGCGAATGACCGGTTAGCGGCTATGCCAGTCAGGATGGAAAGTGCTCCGTCAACATGGGTGGCACTTCGCCCAAGGGCATCTGTGACCGGTTTGTCGCTGAACAGCGCATTAAGCAGAAGGGGGTCGCCGCCACCGTGGCCACCTTCGCCGTGCGGGACTTCTACCTCGTAGGGCTTCTCCCAGTGCGGAAGCACTTTAAGCTGTCGGGATTGTGTGACGCCATCGGTGATGTGACCACTGCCCGCGCTGATGTATGAGCGTTCCATCTCGTCCAGTTCGATGCGGCCGCGGGTACCGTTAAAGGCGATGCGGTATCCTTCCCAGGGGGAGTAGGCGTGAAGAGAGTAGCTCATTTGGGCACCGTTGCGGTACTTGACGAGAACGTTCATGGTGTCCTCAATGCTGATGCCGTCACCAAAAACATTCAGGTCGCGTACGTATCCATCAATGTGTTCAGACTTCCAGTACAGATTGTTGAGCTTTTCATTTTCGCGCATATCCAGGCCGAAGGGGTCGTCCCTGGCGGCAGGATTGTCGGTCGAGCGCAGGTAGGGGTAGTAGTTACCCTGAGCCATGCCGTTAATCTTCCCGTAAAAGCCGAGTGATCCGAGCCCGAATACCGTTTCCGGGACGGAGTCCAGCCACCAGTTGACGAGGTCAAAGTGGTGAGTGGCCTTATGGACCATGAGCCCGCCCGAGTTGCGCTTGTCGCGGTGCCAGCGGCGGAAATAGTCCGCCCCGTGGGTCGTGTCGAGCAGCCACTCGAAGTGTACTGAACGCACCTGACCGATCGCCCCTTCCAGTATCAGTTCCTTGACCTTGCTGCGGGAGGGTGCGTAGCGGTAGTTAAAGCTGACACGGACTTCTTTTCCAGTCTCCTTGACGGTATCGATGATCTGCTGACACTTGACTTCATCGATCGTCATGGGCTTTTCTGTGATGACATCACAGCCAGCTTTGAGAGCCCGGATAATGTATTCATGGTGAGAGAAATCAGCCGAGGTGACGATCATGACATCGGGTTTTTCTCGCTCGATCATCAGGTCGAAGTCCCGGACATGATAGGTTGGGAGTGGCTCCAGTCCGTATTTTTCCTTGTAGATCTTATTGTGATAAGCACTGCGGAGTTCATTGGTGTCACACAGGGCAACGAGATCGTACTTCTCCTTGTAAGTCGTTAGAATTGCTTCTGTGAACATGAAGGCTCGGCTTCCGCTTCCGACAACTGCGTATCTGCGTTTTTCTTTCGATGTTATGTTCATTGTGGAGTCATGATAACATTTTCATGGATGCCTCCGTAAATAGCCCTTTCGATCCTTATGTTGACATTTTCGATCATCATGATGGTCTTTGGGGGTGCTCTGTTATGTGAACGAGGGGGAACGTGATTACGCTGATAGTCCGGTGAACCTCTCCCGGCGACCCTATTGGTCTTTTCAGGCAGTCCTGACAGGTCGTATCGCTATGGTTCGTGAAAATCAGACACCCGTACTGTGCTCGCGCAGACTGTGGTTATGTCCCCCTCGCGATCCGCATGGGTGGACAGGTGAGCCTGGTCGAACGGCGGAGATTGTGGTCTTTCATTTTATGACGCTCCCTGAGCCTTTGCTCCGGCGGATACCCACAGGAGGAAGACTGGAAATAGCGCTTCAGCCCGGCATGAGTAAGCGACTTCGTGAGCTGGCGCGCTCGGCGAGAGCTTCCTGGTATAATCCGCAGCCCGATATGCTCCTGCGTTACGAACATACTTTGCTGGAGTTAAGTCTGCTGGTCATGGAGGCGGCCTTTACTCACGAGGTGAAGGATGTAAACCGCGAGCACGAGCGTGTGCGTACTGCGATCAAGTGCTTTACCGAGCGTATCGGTGATAATCCCAGTCTGGAGCAGATTGCCCGCGAGGTCGGTAGCTCCGCCCCCCACCTGCGGCGGTTGTTTCATCGGGTGATGGGAACATCCCCTAAGCGGGCCTTTGACCAGATTCGTTTCCAGCGCGCGTTTCAGCTCATGGCCGAGCCTGAAACAAAGCTGAGCGAGGTTGGAGAGAGCTGTGGCTTCGAGAGTCCGAGTGCGTTTTCCCGTGCCTTTAAGAACAAATTCGGGTGTTCCCCTGATCGGTGGCGCAACGGAGTAAGATAGGGCGCTGAGGGATGCTTGGGGGCCTCCGTTTTTAGGGTTTTTATAGTTATAATGGCGGTTCTTTTGACCGTAGGTGGCCTTGGACTACGATGATGTCTGTATATACAAACCCTAACCCATATCCTAACCCCAAGTATCTACGTAGCATGAATTACCTCGTTAAGACCCTTACCTCTACTGTTTGCCTCCTGGCCACTTGTGCCTTGGCTCAGGCAGACGTGATATTCACCGACGATTTCACCGAGTATACCGCTGGTGAGCTGATTCCCACGGGCGGAGATAACCTCTGGTCGGGCACCTTGCCTGTGGGTGAGTTGACCTTTACTGCCGAGGATGACACTGAGCACTATTTTTCTGCCGGTAGCAATAAGTACGCAGTCATGTCAGTGGCTACCACCGTCGACAATGCGAATGTCTTAGTGACCACGGGGATTTTCGACACCACATATACCGGTCAGATGACATTCTCTTTCTACGATCCCTCATCAGCTACTCACGATGGTACCGGGTGGCTGTTGCGTCTGGGCGCGAGTGCGGGTAATGGTTCCTCAGCTTTTGGTGTCTATATCAAGAATGGGACCCTTATCCTGGCTGCAGGCTCGAGCTTAAATGCCTCAGGAGGCACGATTTCCACTTACACAATGGATACAGCACACGAGCTCAGCATTGTGTTTAACAACTCGAACTCCTCTCTCACCTATGCCGGTGGCACTGTTGCCTCCGGGACGATGGATATTTATCTCGACGGTGAGCGGATCGGGGATGACCTGGCCGGTTCCGGTGGCGCTGGTGTTGATAGCGTTATCTCGAATTTCAACTTCACTGCCAAGACGTGGAACTCGACCTTCGAAAGCACCTTGTATGTGGACGACTTTAATGTCGATACCTCGATCTCGATCCCTGAGCCCAGCTCCTCCGGCCTGATCTTTGGCGGTTTTCTCGGTTTGGCTTGGCTGCTGCGCCGCTTTAAGGGCCATAAGAAGGGTTGATTGCTCGTCCTCGCCTCATCGGTAGGGGGAGGCGAAGCGTCTAAATCGGTTAGGGCACACTGGGGATTTCGTTCCCCTTTGTGTGTAGGGATGCCATGTCTTTAAGTCTCTGAGGTTTTTAATAAATACGTAACTAGAGGTATTCAAAATGATAGAATTTCATAACCTGAAAAAGTGGGCCAGGGGCCTGTGTTTGCCTGCGGCAGTCATCTTTACTCCTATAGGCCAGGGCTACGCGCAAATGATCTTCGAGGAAGATTTCGAGAGCGCAGAGCTAGATCTGACCAAGTGGAAGTACCATCTGGACGGTAATACTGCTCTGGTGGATATTGTGGATACGACTGCTCGTAGTGGCAGCCGCTCAGCCCATATGAAGACCGTCGCCGCCAACGGTGATCGCCGTGCCGAGATCGTACCAAAGTTCCCTCGCTTTGTCTGGGGAGAGGAGTACTGGGTCGGTTTTAGCCTGATGGTGCATACTCCCGTGGAAAAAGCAGGCGCAGTCCACCAACACCATTCGGTCCCTAATAACAACAACTGGGACTGTGGAGCGGGGCCCAACTCATTTACGATTCAGGCCAGAGATGATGTAGACCTGCTGATGAGAACTGCGACTAACCCTGAGTACATCGAGGCTGTTCCGAAGTCGAATTCAGCACTCGGAAACTCTGTGCCGACGCCTGTGGCCTACCTGCCGGATGAGTGGACCGATATCGTTTACCATTTCAGATATGCACCGGATGAAACCGGATTTTTCCAGATATGGGTGGATGGCGAGATGGTGCTCGATCACCAGGGGCCCACCGTCTACCGCATAGACTACTGCGGTAAGCCGAAGGTGCAGGAACAGTACATGAAGATCGGACTCTATCCGGCCGCCAAAGGTGGGGATGGGGAAATCTATTACGACGAGCTTCGAGTTGCTGGTGCCTTGTCGTCGTATGCCGATGTCGCCCCACGCTGATTGGAGCCGTTTTGTGGCGTAGCTAATTGTGGCCTTGGCTAATCGCACAAAGGTATAGCTGCTCGGGCGGCTTGCCTTTGTCGAACATCGGACCCTGTGTGCGGGACGGTGTCGCAATGGGGGAACCGGCGGCATCCTCGAATCGACCAGAGTCTACTCAACCGGCTTGCTCCTCAGCTTGGCGACCGTTTCCAGCTGTGCCCGCTGACAGCGTTGCGGTGGCAGACCTTTGAGGATCTGCTCAATGTCATCAACGACCCGCTCACCCATCCAGGGCCAGACCTCTGGGATATTGCCAGCGCGGTGGGCCTGCAGAAGGGTGTTGGGGGTCCGCCGGGCCCGGTGATCCTTCGGGATGGGCTCATCCGGCCACACATCGATACCCACGCGCAGGTGGCCTGACTCCGCCGCATCCAGAAGCTCATCGAAATTCACGACACCAGCACGGCTCATCAGAAGCAGCAGGCTGCCTTTGCTCATCTTATCGAAGTAGGTGCGCCCTATGCCGCCGGCATTCTCGGTCGTGACCGCCCCGGTCAGGAAGACGGCAGCGGACTGCTCGAAGCATTCCTCCAGCGTCGCTGGGACCATCCCGAGCTCACGCAGGACGCTGGGGTGGATCCAGGGGTCGTGCGCGAGGATCTTACCCCCGAACGGCTTGAGCAGGGGGAGCAGGGAGCGGCCGACATTCCCACAGCCGACGATGGCGGTCGTGCGCCCCGTGAGGAGGATGGAGTCCTGGTTGTCACCCTCTCCGTAGAGGGTCTCGGTACCCGCGCGAATGGCCGCATCCGCCTCATGGACGCGACGAGCCAGCGACAGAGCCATGCCGAGGGCCATTTCCGCCACCGGTAAGGAAAAGACCGGAGCGGTCGAAAGGACAGGGATGCCGCGTCGGTGGCATTCCTCGTAATCAATGTTGGGCAGAAAGTTGCTTTCCACATTGAACACCGCCTTGAGGTTCGGAGCCCGATCCAGGCGCTCTTTCGGGAGGGCGGGCTGGCCGATCAGAATCGTCGTCTCCGGCAGATACTTATCAATGTACTCGTCCGGTGCTGGCGTCCCCTCGTGCCAGATCACCTGGCCCAGACCGTTGAGGCGTGCTTTTTCCGCTTCACTGAAAAGCAGATCAATCGGGCGAGGGTGGGGGTCAAAAAGGATAAGTGGTTGTTCGGACATGGGCTAGGGTTTTGGTGAAACTTGGTTGGCCTGAGTTGGCTTTGTTTGATGAATGACTGAGGGCGTCGCGTTGGCACCTCAGAGGGAGGAAGGGCTTTTCATGCCCCTGAGAGCCGGAGTCGCCAGAGGCCTCGCGTCAAGTTAGCCCAAAATTATATACTTTTTTAATTGATGATTCATCGGTGTTTATTGACTAATGTATATCTTAAATTGATCAGGCCGTGCTGATACTAAAATGGAGAGCGAAGACTGGACAGTTCGGACAGATCGTGAAGGTCTCGTGCGAGCGAGGCTCGCCTCTGGAGGAGCATAGCCACGAGTATCCAGAGATTTTCTGGATCGAAGAGGGGCCCTGCCTGCATCGTATCAACGACACACAAGAGCGACTGGAGGCTGGAGATCTGGTCTTTATCCGGGCCCATGATCGGCACCAGTTTGTTTCGCTTGGGCGGCAGCGGTTCACCATGACGAATCTGGAGTGCCACCCGCAACTGGTTGCCGACATCCAGCAGCGCCATCCGCAACCGTTTGCGGAATGGTTTGAGCTCAGGCGGAATATGCCTCTGCGCCGCAGGCTGGATATCGGTGTGCTGCGGCAGCTCAAGCATATAGCCCTGGATTATGCCGCCCGCTCTGCCGATGCGCTTCATACGGAGGCATTCTTGTTGGATTTGGCCCGACTGTTGGAGGCGTCATCGCCATTAATCACGGAGCTGAAAAATTGTCCGGACTGGTTGCGCAGTGCGCTCCTTCGGGCAAAAGAGCGAGAGGTTTTCGTCGATGGGGTGGCGGGACTTGTTCGTGTGACGGGGCGCTCGGGTGAGCACGTGGCGCGCTCATGTCGCAAATACCTCGGGCAGGCCCCGACTCAAATTCTAGAATCTTACCGCATGGCCTATGCCGAGCGCTGCTTGCGGTTGACGACGGATCCGGTGACCGAGATTGCCTACGCCTGCGGCTATGCGACGACGACCCCGTTCTACCGGGCCTTCCGCCGCCATTATAAGCAGCCCCCGCTGGCTTATCGCCGTTGGCTGCGAGGAGGGTAGCACGAGCCAAGGACTTCCCTGGTGTCTTTCTGGAATGCCATATTCAGGGCGCAAGGTAGGCTGACTCTGGTGCTTCTGCTGTGTGAAGATATTATTTATCTAGCTTTTTTTTGTGTGATGTCCGTAGATTGTGAATTTTAATCAAATTGTCATTGATATGAGCGAACTTTCATCAATATCAAGCAACGCCGTTGGTAAGCCCAATTGGAGTTCAATGCTTCAATACTTGGCGAGATTACACCAGAACAGTACTTATGCGACGGACGGAGCTTTCCCTTATGACTGGGAAAGCATTGGAACGGGCTACTGCTGCGGTCTTGCCTTTGGGCATTGGGATATCATCCACGAAGTACTAGACCATATCCCAGAGAATCCGCAGTTTGCCTGTAAGCAGATTATCAACGATCTCTACCACCAGCGCTCTGATGGTTTTCTGCCCGGATCTATCTGGATTAAAGATGACGGTGCTGATTATTCGGATATTTTTGGCCATCCGCCTCTCTGGATTTATGCCGTCGATGAGTATTATAGGCGTTATGAATCTGGAGAATTTGTCATCGCTGTTCTGCCGAACCTCCTGCGCCAGATCAGCTGGTTTGAGAATAACCGAAAGGCTGACGACGGCGGCTATTTTTACTTGGATATCCTAACTCACGAATGGGAAAGTGGTATCGACGAAGGCGTCCGCTTTAAGCAGGTTCAACAAGGGAAAAAGGCCTGTATTGATGCGACCTCGCATGTATATGCGATGTACGAGAGTGCTGCCCGTTGGTTGAGCATTGCTGGGCAGAGTAATGACCAGTACGTCCAGAAAGCTCAAAGCCTCAAGGAGTTTATTGCCACTCAGTTATACTCCCATGAGAGTGGTTTTTTTCACGACATATGGTCGGTCAATGATGCCAAATACAGGGTGCGTTGCTTTGATGGGTTTTGGCCATTGATTTGCGGTGCCGCGACTCCAGAGCAGGCGACTGAGCTGATTGAAAATAATCTCTTAAACGAGGAAAGGTTCCTGTGTGAGCATCCCGTTCCAACCGTTGCTCTGTGTGAGCCGGACTTTGAGCATCGGATGTGGCGCGGCCCCTCATGGAACAGCATGAC
This genomic interval from Ruficoccus sp. ZRK36 contains the following:
- a CDS encoding sulfatase, which translates into the protein MPQPNPIKGVLLMIADDWSPIAGCYGNPVIRTPNIDRLAARGMRFDRAFCTTPSCAASRANILTGLYSHQHGQYGHCHDRHGFRTHEHVRSLPTILRESGIQAALAGKSHIAPESVYPFDPYMVLAPNSAPRLRKAISECLASIGDEPFYLHAAAQYPHRSGGTFKAAPDPETFGDLDDQYRPEDVIVPAWLPDLPQVRQDLAAYYTEITRFDEFVGSTLQRLEDSGRADETLVLLMSDHGMPFPGAKASPFEAGHNCPLIIAHPGGVGAGQSTRALVNWTDIMPTILEALDIPTERWPKELTGESLLPLLTTPDGPWREETYYSHSVHEITNYFPYRVLRTDRYKYVQCLAHEMSMPLASDIFESPTWSACQQSGDHGGRPPERILHHPPEGLYDLDNDPLELHNLADQTGHQELTRKYRERLLELRQQTQDPWLLVDYQSGNITKEQSKLRPLA
- a CDS encoding Gfo/Idh/MocA family oxidoreductase, which encodes MFTEAILTTYKEKYDLVALCDTNELRSAYHNKIYKEKYGLEPLPTYHVRDFDLMIEREKPDVMIVTSADFSHHEYIIRALKAGCDVITEKPMTIDEVKCQQIIDTVKETGKEVRVSFNYRYAPSRSKVKELILEGAIGQVRSVHFEWLLDTTHGADYFRRWHRDKRNSGGLMVHKATHHFDLVNWWLDSVPETVFGLGSLGFYGKINGMAQGNYYPYLRSTDNPAARDDPFGLDMRENEKLNNLYWKSEHIDGYVRDLNVFGDGISIEDTMNVLVKYRNGAQMSYSLHAYSPWEGYRIAFNGTRGRIELDEMERSYISAGSGHITDGVTQSRQLKVLPHWEKPYEVEVPHGEGGHGGGDPLLLNALFSDKPVTDALGRSATHVDGALSILTGIAANRSFATGQPVKVSDLLKCDFL
- a CDS encoding LacI family DNA-binding transcriptional regulator — its product is MPTLKRVSMREIADAVGVSVMTVSLALRGQPHVAAETRDRVLKMADKMGYRPDPALSALVAYRSVKATPKFHGLITYLNCTPYPNVEHTNQLHTDYFEGACERARELGYRLEPFWLNEPGMTSRRASQILSYKQVAGILVAPVHRLDVSIDLEWERFVSVSYGFSLAHPKLSAVSTHNFQCISLAMEKIVEYGYKRVGLVINKSQDKRKLGAWSGAYLMQQRNLIKAKDRIPILSIDDENLEHFEKWYKRYRPDAVLVGYTSVIDAFDKMGLRIGEDVGVVLAYTGTTHYDLAHVDHNNRIVGREAMNVLSGFIYHNEKGLPSHPVQTLVDGEWKDGYSLPDKR
- a CDS encoding sulfatase; the protein is MKPNILLLHSHDLGDLIGCYPGNSSVTPHLDKLAAEGVVFEQHFAAAPTCSPSRGANLTGLAPTRNGLIALATDGIWEVNRDVKLLPEMMQEAGYKTGNFGAWHITGDETHRGFDKFSGEFPDSEIVDNALAWMEEVEGDQPFFCTVGLIAPHRPFTDNWRDLQDPDDVVVPPYLKDTPVVREEMRRFYGDTSMADEQHGRLIDFIKQKGLDENTIIIFTVDHGIGMPRAKGSLYDPGLKIPLIVRWKGQVEGGRRFGGLTCNTDLVPTIMEAIGESRIVPEGIDGKSLWSFVSEGKDVGHKYVFAEQTWHDFYEPIRSIRTASYKLIWNFEPGPGLQLPPDTLYSSTTGEMRQMLRDFERPEFELYDLDADPDEQVNLAGRVKYSEIEKELKATLLARLEEIEDPILKGPIPSVPGYFEHFLYHFNCGGLPLEPGRENWLPIKWPFGRTARYRKVSPDKGVQ
- a CDS encoding sialate O-acetylesterase, whose product is MVLQREIPLPVWGEADPGEKVTVAIAGQIAETTAAEDGKWIVRLQPLSASTTPQQLRVSGEGNELTFTDVLVGDVWVCSGQSNMEFDVEWSYSANEAIPTANNPLIRLIDIPRNAQFKPVSEVPVSWSRCSPEVVKDFSAIGYFFARDIQQSEGIPIGLIGSNWGGTHAQAWIRLGALEANPTLKTYADAYQNVVNNFDARQKRYDEEFLPAWQVKYDAWEKEVAEAKAAGRKPANRKAPWKPLPPLSKRVPSSLYNGMIAPLIPYGIKGVLWYQGEANAKSPGDYQALFSTLIEDWRQQWGEGEFPFLYVQLAAYKQPPTLPDLRDQQTATLSVPNTAMALAIDVGNAGNIHPRNKRTVAKRLALAAQALAYGKDIVYAGPMFASLDIEGNRARIHYTQTGSGLMIDSNPPRKPGEQPASALDHLTGFEIAGADGEFHPAQAMIEGECVVVSSDAVATPAAVRYGWAPAPEVNLYNREGLPAVPFTTAKNP